The proteins below are encoded in one region of Neodiprion virginianus isolate iyNeoVirg1 chromosome 7, iyNeoVirg1.1, whole genome shotgun sequence:
- the LOC124309576 gene encoding T-cell immunomodulatory protein translates to MGQAILFVYLISNFLIIARCSDITSTVYGKILDKMPAAFGDFNSDELTDVFVIDTDGKSVEIMLAAEQEPLLRPGVGLKCTFNNSVTSIVPGDFDGDAFMDVFVTTIKDGLTYGHILWGRNGQLNCTPESNPVIVMFGQPLAIDYNQDMIIDLFGLDANQTRTFWIFNKNRTSPAVVKMQSKNGDNFALIRKPHSNAFLDYNGDFMPDLFITTENGFEIWLGSEENFTLHQNISLPHNFAVVGQSLFLDVELTGKMDLILPACYDAACKNSTIMIHSNGWHNLQVDFKDPDNIDWGFCKPNGRRYTDTITLRGGDFNMDGYPDLLATLTVASESEPRTFLLENVPCTNCKEFSRKFSVQWTALNPLNNKTVMAVFYDFYQDGILDVILVEQEGNEYRTLAFKNSLDYDANFVKVMVLTGLSNSLYPITPGTLGKKKRTYGTNLPGPSIAYKTTTQDGSMRMAVAAQLPQSAHFSLNLPYSTFGLGRTPNFIDTLTIGLSNKSREWTQIIPNSQMVVIPTPISEPSRWKVQLFVTPSKLILLSVAALTATCALIIAIIFGLYWKERREDKIEKLQEAHRFHFDAM, encoded by the coding sequence ATGGGCCAggcaattttatttgtttacctCATCTCGAATTTTCTAATTATCGCACGATGCAGCGACATAACATCAACGgtatatggaaaaattttggacAAGATGCCTGCAGCGTTTGGCGATTTCAACTCTGACGAATTGACGGATGTATTTGTGATCGACACGGATGGTAAATCCGTTGAAATTATGCTGGCAGCCGAGCAAGAGCCTCTCCTGAGGCCTGGGGTAGGCTTAAAGTGTACCTTTAATAATTCAGTGACCAGCATTGTGCCTGGGGATTTTGATGGTGACGCATTTATGGATGTTTTCGTAACAACGATAAAGGACGGTCTAACCTACGGACACATTTTGTGGGGCAGAAACGGGCAGTTGAATTGTACACCTGAGTCGAATCCAGTAATTGTGATGTTTGGACAGCCGTTAGCCATCGATTACAACCAAGACATGATTATTGATTTGTTTGGACTTGATGCAAATCAAACAAGAACATTTTGGATATTTAATAAGAATAGAACTTCACCAGCAGTTGTAAAAATGCAATCTAAAAATGGGGATAACTTTGCGCTCATAAGAAAACCACATTCCAACGCGTTTCTAGATTACAATGGCGATTTTATGcctgatttatttataacaacgGAGAatggatttgaaatttggctGGGAAGCGAGGAGAACTTCACTCTTCATCAAAACATCAGCTTGCCGCATAATTTTGCCGTCGTTGGTCAATCTTTATTCTTGGACGTCGAGCTCACTGGCAAAATGGACCTGATTCTACCCGCATGTTATGATGCCGCATGCAAGAACAGCACTATTATGATACACTCAAATGGGTGGCACAATTTACAAGTAGATTTCAAAGATCCTGACAACATTGACTGGGGTTTCTGTAAACCTAATGGGCGGCGTTACACGGATACAATAACTCTGAGAGGCGGCGATTTCAACATGGATGGGTACCCAGATTTACTGGCAACTTTGACAGTTGCCTCAGAATCTGAGCCCAGAACATTCTTGCTTGAGAACGTACCTTGCACAAACTGTAAAGAGTttagtcgaaaattttctgtaCAATGGACAGCTCTGAATCCCTTGAACAACAAAACAGTTATGGCTGTCTTCTATGATTTTTATCAAGATGGCATATTGGACGTGATTTTGGTAGAGCAAGAGGGAAATGAATACCGAACTCTGGCGTTCAAAAATAGCTTGGACTACGATGCTAATTTTGTTAAAGTCATGGTTTTGACTGGGTTATCGAACAGCCTGTATCCCATCACGCCTGGAACACTTGGCAAGAAGAAACGAACCTATGGCACAAATCTACCAGGCCCATCGATCGCTTACAAAACGACGACACAGGATGGAAGTATGCGCATGGCAGTAGCGGCACAATTACCGCAGAGCGCACACTTCTCCCTCAATTTGCCATACTCAACGTTTGGGTTGGGTCGCACTCCAAATTTTATTGATACCCTCACAATAGGGTTGAGCAACAAGTCCCGAGAATGGACACAAATTATTCCCAATTCCCAGATGGTCGTGATTCCGACGCCAATCTCTGAACCTTCTAGATGGAAAGTTCAGTTATTTGTAACACCCAGTAAACTGATCCTATTGAGCGTTGCTGCATTGACTGCAACTTGCGCTCTGATTATTGCCATAATTTTTGGACTATATTGGAAAGAAAGGAGAgaggataaaattgaaaaacttcaGGAGGCACACAGATTCCATTTTGATGCTATGTAA
- the LOC124309577 gene encoding cyclin-dependent-like kinase 5 has translation MQKYEKLEKIGEGTYGTVFKAKNRETHEIVALKKVRLDEDDEGVPSSALREICLLKELKHKNIVRLYDVLHSDKKLTLVFEHCDQDLKKYFDSLNGEIDLDVVKSFLYQLLRGLAFCHSHNVLHRDLKPQNLLINKNGELKLADFGLARAFGIPVKCYSAEVVTLWYRPPDVLFGAKLYTTSIDMWSAGCIFAELANAGRPLFPGSDVEDQLKRIFKMLGTPTEETWPGLTTLPDYKSFPPYPTLGGLPQFAPKLNSRGKDLLQRLLVCNPALRLSADEAMAHSYFADLNPAVKNDRCQ, from the exons atgcaaaaatatgagaagctAGAAAAAATCGGGGAAG GAACATACGGTACCGTATTTAAAGCGAAGAACCGTGAAACGCACGAAATCGTAGCTCTGAAAAAAGTCCGGCTAGATGAAGATGATGAA GGTGTTCCATCCTCTGCCCTACGAGAGATTTGCCTCCTCAAAGAGTTGAAACACAAGAATATTGTTCGTCTGTACGACGTTCTTCATAGTGACAAAAAACTGACTCTAGTCTTTGAGCATTGTGATCAAGACCTTAAGAAGTATTTCGATAGTCTTAACGGAGAGATTGACTTGGATGTCGTCAAGTCATTTCT GTACCAGTTATTGCGTGGATTGGCGTTTTGCCACAGCCACAATGTTCTTCACAGGGACCTTAAACCACAGAATTTGCTTATTAACAAG AACGGAGAGCTGAAATTAGCCGACTTTGGATTGGCTAGAGCCTTTGGAATACCAGTAAAATGTTACTCTGCAGAAGTAGTAACTTTGTGGTACCGTCCACCAGATGTCTTGTTCGGAGCAAAATTATACACGACATCCATAGACATGTGGAGTGCAGGGTGTATATTTGCTG AATTAGCAAATGCTGGCAGACCACTATTTCCGGGGTCAGACGTTGAGGATCAgttgaaacgaatttttaaaatgctGGGCACTCCGACTGAAGAAACATGGCCCGGGTTAACTACATTGCCTGATTATAAATCGTTCCCTCCATATCCAACATTAGGTGGATTACCCCAGTTTGCGCCAAAGCTAAACTCTAGAGGCAAAGATTTGCTGCAG agATTATTAGTTTGTAACCCAGCACTACGTCTATCTGCTGACGAGGCGATGGCACACTCGTACTTTGCCGATTTAAATCCAGCTGTGAAGAACGATCGCTGTCAATAG